A section of the Veillonellaceae bacterium genome encodes:
- a CDS encoding helix-turn-helix domain-containing protein, which translates to MSKSNKVSADKKLMAVKEYLDGNGSLTKIGAKYGVSESSFRKWVAKYKTFGDSAFEQSRRYSHYGPEFRMQVVSEYLNGNGSL; encoded by the coding sequence ATGTCTAAAAGTAATAAAGTATCGGCTGACAAAAAACTAATGGCAGTAAAGGAATATTTGGATGGTAATGGTTCGCTTACAAAAATTGGTGCTAAATATGGAGTTAGCGAATCTTCATTTCGGAAATGGGTGGCAAAATATAAAACATTTGGAGATTCCGCATTTGAGCAAAGTCGACGATACAGCCATTACGGACCCGAATTTAGAATGCAAGTTGTAAGTGAATATTTAAATGGTAATGGAAGTTTGTAG